From a single Oceanobacillus kimchii X50 genomic region:
- a CDS encoding YgzB family protein: MSQQLTYSSKINKIRTFALILVFAGIITMYGGILTKNIEWLMVIFFILGTLMVILSCAVYVWIGTLSLRAVPVICPSCEKPTKMLGRVDACMHCKQPLTMDKNLEGIEFDEKYNSRKYKKK, from the coding sequence ATGTCACAACAACTTACATACTCAAGTAAAATAAATAAGATCCGCACATTTGCATTGATACTTGTTTTTGCTGGTATTATTACAATGTACGGTGGTATTTTAACCAAGAATATTGAATGGTTAATGGTAATTTTCTTTATCCTGGGTACCTTAATGGTGATCCTTAGTTGTGCAGTATATGTGTGGATTGGTACTTTATCACTTCGAGCAGTACCTGTAATATGTCCAAGTTGTGAAAAACCTACAAAAATGCTTGGCCGTGTAGATGCATGTATGCATTGTAAACAACCGCTCACCATGGACAAGAATTTAGAAGGAATTGAATTTGACGAGAAGTATAATTCACGTAAATATAAAAAGAAATAA
- a CDS encoding nucleotidyltransferase-like protein: MENFLRPIYQEHASNSNTLGILTIEATQFDRPLTDGFDSILLIIVREQSNNWFVKHYEVEEKTAALHLVKEEILMEWIDTSGYRRAVEWIIYGRTIYDRNEYVKQLKEELRFFPEDKRDLRKVIDFGKLVKSYSEAKLLYDAGEIRDAHSKILNSLHYLARLSVIDHGYYPEVTVWNQVKNIDLEVYKLYETLLDSNESIEKRIELMLIAMDFVMNNRAHSASKHLLEIMDKQEEPWSYASIKGTTDVQHYTYDLSAILSYLVEKGIVEVVLLETKNPAVFQRAYRLKEK; the protein is encoded by the coding sequence ATGGAAAATTTTTTAAGACCAATTTACCAAGAACATGCAAGTAATTCTAATACATTAGGAATTTTAACTATAGAAGCAACGCAATTCGATCGTCCATTAACAGATGGTTTTGATAGTATTTTACTTATTATTGTACGTGAACAATCAAATAACTGGTTTGTTAAACATTATGAAGTAGAGGAGAAAACTGCTGCGCTTCATTTAGTAAAAGAAGAGATATTAATGGAGTGGATAGACACGAGTGGTTATAGAAGAGCGGTCGAATGGATTATATATGGAAGGACCATCTATGATAGAAATGAATATGTAAAACAGCTTAAAGAAGAATTAAGGTTCTTTCCTGAAGACAAAAGAGATTTAAGGAAGGTTATTGATTTTGGTAAACTTGTAAAAAGTTATAGCGAAGCAAAATTACTTTATGATGCTGGAGAAATAAGAGATGCGCATAGTAAAATCCTAAATTCCTTACATTATTTAGCAAGATTATCAGTTATTGATCATGGTTATTATCCTGAAGTGACTGTATGGAATCAGGTGAAGAACATCGATCTTGAAGTGTATAAATTATATGAAACTTTATTAGACAGTAATGAGTCCATTGAAAAAAGAATTGAGCTAATGTTGATAGCTATGGATTTTGTGATGAATAATCGCGCGCACTCTGCTTCAAAACATCTCCTTGAGATAATGGACAAACAAGAAGAACCTTGGTCATATGCTTCGATAAAAGGAACTACTGATGTTCAACATTACACATACGATTTAAGCGCAATACTTTCCTATTTAGTTGAAAAAGGCATTGTAGAAGTGGTTTTATTAGAGACAAAAAACCCTGCTGTATTTCAACGCGCTTATAGATTGAAAGAAAAGTAA
- a CDS encoding tyrosine-type recombinase/integrase has translation MKYYRSELTTFRKILNEQGLNLSPYEITNEIIKRHVVMYMKEKGIKAVSINSRLRALRSFFNLLESQNYIKVNPMKDIKLLKDRKRIVETFDKKQIKALFNACDLRTFVGYRDKTIMLLLLETGVRANELIGIKVIDIIWSQKVVRITKTKGGYERFVPIQNKMIDQLKKYVSIRGQIENDYLFITQDDAPMSKRQIQNRIKYYGEVAKIKNVRCSPHTFRHTFAKLSVMNGANAFQLQAILGHSTLEVIKVYVNLFSSEVQEGHSKFSP, from the coding sequence ATAAAATATTATCGTAGCGAACTTACAACTTTTAGAAAAATATTAAATGAACAAGGCTTAAATCTGTCTCCTTATGAAATAACTAATGAGATTATTAAGCGACATGTCGTAATGTATATGAAAGAAAAGGGTATAAAGGCGGTTAGTATAAATTCACGTCTGCGTGCATTAAGATCTTTTTTTAATCTTTTAGAGTCGCAAAACTATATTAAAGTAAACCCAATGAAAGATATTAAGCTGTTAAAAGATCGAAAAAGAATCGTTGAAACGTTTGATAAGAAACAAATTAAAGCATTATTCAATGCTTGTGACCTTCGAACTTTTGTTGGATATAGGGATAAAACTATTATGCTTTTGTTGTTGGAAACCGGCGTTAGAGCGAATGAACTTATTGGAATAAAGGTTATTGATATTATATGGTCACAGAAGGTAGTTCGTATAACAAAAACAAAAGGTGGCTATGAAAGGTTTGTACCCATTCAGAATAAAATGATAGATCAACTTAAAAAATATGTATCTATTAGAGGACAAATAGAGAACGATTATTTATTTATTACACAAGATGATGCACCGATGAGCAAGAGACAAATACAGAATAGAATTAAATACTATGGTGAAGTGGCAAAAATAAAGAATGTACGTTGTTCCCCTCACACTTTTCGTCACACATTTGCAAAATTAAGTGTTATGAATGGTGCTAATGCTTTTCAATTGCAGGCAATTTTGGGACATTCTACTTTGGAAGTGATAAAGGTCTACGTTAATTTATTCAGTAGTGAGGTTCAAGAAGGACATTCAAAATTTAGTCCATAA